CAGACGTACGCGTGCCACCAGCCGCCGCGCTCCCGCGCGATCCGCCTCAACGCGGCCATACGCCACCGTCGATGTCCACCGTGGTGGCGGTGAGGAAGCCGGACGAGGGCGACGCCAGGTGGACGACGGCCGCGGCCACGTCCTCAGGGGTGCCCGCCCGGCCCACCGGGATGCCCGCCTCCATCGCCTGCTGCGCCTCGGGCGCGGTGAACGTGTCGTGGAAGGCGGTGCCCTTGATGAAGCCGGGAGCGACGGTGTTGACCGTGATGCCGCTGCCGCCGAGCTCCTTGGCCAGACCCTTGGTGAATCCGCGGATGCCGGCCTTGGCGGCCGCGTAGGCGACCGAGCCGGGGCCGCCGCCGTTGTGCGCGGCGAGCGACGACATCGTGATGATGCGCCCGGCCGACGACTCCTTCAGGTGCGGCAGCGCCGCCCGTACCGTACGGAACGTCGAGGTCAGATTGGTGTCGATGACCTGGCCGAAGTGGTCGTCGGACATCTCGGCGATGGTGGCCCGGCCGATCAGATGGCCGGCGTTGCAGACCAGGACGTCCAGTCCGCCGAGGAACCCGGTGGCCTCCTCGACGAAGCGGTCCACCTCGGCCGTCACCGTCGCGTCGGCCTGGAACGCCTTGGCCTTACGGCCCAGCGCCTCGATCGCGGAGACCGTCTTCGCGGCCTCGTCGGCGGAGGAGTGGTAGTGGACGGCGACATCGGCGCCGGCCTCGGCCAGGGCGACGGCGATGGC
This genomic interval from Streptomyces sp. NBC_00464 contains the following:
- a CDS encoding SDR family NAD(P)-dependent oxidoreductase, with the protein product MSADLQGSRALVTGAGHGIGRAIAVALAEAGADVAVHYHSSADEAAKTVSAIEALGRKAKAFQADATVTAEVDRFVEEATGFLGGLDVLVCNAGHLIGRATIAEMSDDHFGQVIDTNLTSTFRTVRAALPHLKESSAGRIITMSSLAAHNGGGPGSVAYAAAKAGIRGFTKGLAKELGGSGITVNTVAPGFIKGTAFHDTFTAPEAQQAMEAGIPVGRAGTPEDVAAAVVHLASPSSGFLTATTVDIDGGVWPR